In the Clarias gariepinus isolate MV-2021 ecotype Netherlands chromosome 10, CGAR_prim_01v2, whole genome shotgun sequence genome, tcttcatGGCATAGATTTTACAAGGTGCTGGATACACCTTCTATAGAGATCGTTGTCCTTATTAATCTGATACGCATCacgcagttgctgcagattttcCATGATGCGAATATCTGATTATACCCCATCCCAATGGTGCTCTAtaggattgagatctggtgaccaTGGAGGCCATTTAAGTACAGTTATCTCATTACCATTGTTCAGGAAAGCAGTTTGTGATGATtctagctttgtgacatggtgtgtTATCCTGTGCTCATCAAAGGAGGGACTAGGTCAGCgacaatactcaggtaggctgtgggATTAAACCATGATCAATTGGTTCTACTGGGTCCATAttgtgccaagaaaatatccCTCACACCCCTACACCACCTCCAGCCTGAACCACTGATgtcaggatggatccatgctttcatgttgtttatgccaaattctgatacactgtaaaaagtaaTTTGTTAAGTTTACTTAATTAAATTGTGCAAACTCGTTGCCTTAATTCAATTAAGTAATATTAACTTTATCATATCAAGTATCATTTAAGTCATATTTACTTATGTATTAAAAGTATTCCTTACTTGTATCCAGTCACATTTACTTAAAGCATTTAAGTCTTATTAACTTAACTAAATCTGTGATTTGAGGAATGGTACCAGTAAAGTTAACCTATAgcataacaataattattatgaatttatcaataaaataatAGCTATTttcctatttaattttatttacagtttcaaATACATTGCAACTAGTAAAAATCACAGGTCTCCATTTAGATCacttcaaaacatttattttttcaaaatgttgaTTACAGCAGAAATGTCTGAAACAATTGAGAAAATCTGAATCAACACACATTACTATCATTTATTGGATGACTGCCACTGGGTGCTAAACGAAAAGTCCTGCATCAAAATTGACTGTTCAGTCATAGGTTTATTATGATTCATTGGCAAATGCACAGAATTCTTTTTTACTGAGCGCTAACTGCTTCaaacaaaatactaaataacaatttattaacttttaaagATGAAATTCTCTCAGCATTTCTAATCCCACTCCTGCACCTGGTTCTAAGAAACAATAACAttgttttcaattttaattttgattGACCACACAAAAGTGCAAAAAGCAAAGCAAATTGCAACCTTCAAAATCAGGACAAATCACTTCTGCCGTAAGGTTGTCttaattaaaagcacaaaacaTGTCTAATGTGGAAACCTGAGAAGGGAgataataatagtataataatagTTATGCAAGTTTAAAATGATCATACTGAAGATTGTGACCAAAAAATATCCAACACTCCATACACCATGCAGAATGTCTTAGGAAATCTATGTAGCTCCACTGAACTGTCATCCCAGAAATAAAGTCAACGGAACGGTTGAATGAAAAACCTCTGCTGCCTAAACATCTCTACATTCATATAACACAATCCtcatttaaagtgcttttaagCAGACCATGCTGACAGATACACAATAACATTAATACAAGGATACTGTGATCCATTAACATATgtcaaacaattaaaataaattatataaattataacttaaatattttaagcctATTAAACAAAGATTAATGCTGAACACAACTGAATCTATTCAAAAAGtagaattaaacaaataatttttttcttgctatGACATGTGTGATGACATGAATCATATCATCCCAGTAGTGGCTATGTGAACTGCAGGTCAGATCATTTTGACCTAAATGTGTTGATTTAAGCAAATAACTGGTTCTTCAAAGTCTGAAGTTTTGGTTTCAATGACTTCGATCCCAGATCAAGCATGACTTGCTGGATGAAGTTGAATGTGTTCTTCATGTTCTTTGGGTAATCAAGATGGAGTGCGTATGATAGTCCAAACAAGAGACAAACAGCAAGAGGCAGGTCCCTGACATCATCCATAACAATACCTCCCTCTATGATAATAGCAGTGGAGACTGGACGTACAGGGATCAACGAAGAGCAGTGAGGAGAGTCTTCATTGTCGACTAACAGAATGCCAACAGGAATCTGCTCAATGTTGTTTTCCTCTGAGTCCTAAATagatatgaatataaaaaaattaataaattaaatatatcaaATAGACAGTAGAGCTGTACATTAGATTTTTCTATAGTACTggtcacaaaaaaaacagtcaaaattCATTaaccatataaaaaaaaggtaaaatattaaTCATAAAATTTTACAGCTATACTTGCAAAGCAAACCTTAAAAAATTCTGAGGGGTTGTCCCCAAGAAGGACAGGGAGACCACGAAGAACCACAGTGCGTCGAATTGTAACTTCCGTTTCCTGAAAAAACAGAGGCGTTTATGAAATTCCATGTTATTCAGAGTGTGTAAAAAATGGCATTGTTAGTAATTTGTAACAGTGTAGTTTCTTGAAGGAACCATGTttcattttagtatttttatctgcaaattaaaatatgacattaaatcttattttgatgaactgttttttctttaacatttataaaatcatgaagaATAGTACAATAATTTAAaggaataatttaaattattcaatCATGCCATGTCCAATTATATGACTTTCTTCAGGCAAATACAAAGATTTTAAGGAAATAATTTTTCGGGGGGTTATATATAAAATGGGCTactagtttgatgcttaaataACACAGTGATCATGACAATAATTCATATGACCCACATGGACAAATCATAGTCTTCTAAAGAAAAAATCTAGGTGGGTGCAAAAAACACAGTAAtatttgtaaagttttaaactgcaaaatcaATGCTTCCAGTCTGTCACGAAAGAGTGATCATGCAGGGGGGTGTTGTGACCCCATGATGTTTGTGGTGTTAAGGTTAGGTCAATGGGTTAGTATGAGAAGTAATGTTGGAAGCATGGAAGATCATCAATTCTTGCACAAGTTTTAAATTTGCTTACATCACAATGTGCCCCTGGTGATCGTCCTAATAACATTATACTGGAAACATGgatttggatttaaaaaaaaattctgaatatTAGTTTtgtccccccacccccacccttTGCATCACTTAAGAAAATGGCTGATTAACATGGGTCAaataaatttccttttttttttaagcatcttATCATCTGGGATGACATGAAGCTCAGTAAAGACATGCAGTAGCAGCAAGAAATTAAGTCTCATTCACACATGAATAATCATACCTGATTTGATGTTTGATTGGCGTTTCTTCTTGACTCAACTTGCTCTAGTAATTTTGATAAGGTCTGACCCAAGGTTCCAGTTTTAGACCGAAAAATCTTCATTAGACGGGGTGTGTGTCTGTCAAGTTCACCAAAGAATTCACTCTGGAGATTCTTGCAGGCAATCCGAGTAAATTCTGCAAAAAcctaaaaacagaaaatcatttAACCAATGAAACATATGCAAATAGCCAATCACAATAAGATTTCTTACCTCACGCTCAGTAAAAAGTGCTGGCCAGCGTTCCATCATTGTTCTGATTGGTGGCTCTGTTTCCACGATTTCTTTTCTTCGTAAGGGAAATGTTTGGTCCATCTTTTGGGCGACCATGGTCTTGTTTGGCAATctttttcgcatttcttcaaCAAGCAGTTCTCTATCTTTTTCAAGAGATATTTTATCCTTTTCCAAAGGAAAATCAGGTAGGTAATTTCTTTCATCTCTTCGtggttttttaatgttttgttttggagGCTGTCCTTCAGGAGAGTACTTGCCCCTTCTTCCTCCATTAACAGAGACATCAAGGCATCCAGCTTTACGGAGTTTTGACCGGTAATTGCCCATCTTAAATTTGAGACTATTTTTCCACCCTCCGCACCCTGTTGATGATCCTTGCTCTCGAAGACACGGATGCTTGTTTATAAGGGCTGTTGCAACTTCAGCAAAATCTTCATCAGTAGGGTATGCTTTATATGAGTACATGCACTCTGCCAACTTTTGCAGTATTTCATGTTTCATGTCTCTTGAAACAGTAAGATAAATTCCATCCCTCATATGAAGTAGGTCTCCTTGTCGCAGTCTGTAGTTAATGTCAACCGAAAAGTTAGGAATCTCAAAAGACTTGGGCCACTGATGTTTGCTGGACGAGTTTGAACTGTCAGATGACAAAATTTCTGTATCAGAAGTGCTGTGGGTGGACTCTGCTCTGCTAGGCGTCTCATTTGCTGAACAAGTTATCTGTTCATTAATTTCAAAATTCACCAAAGTAACATGAGGAATAACTTTCAGTGTTGCTTTGTTAGGAAGATCACTCATATCACTGAGATTGCAGAGTGCATTATTGAAGTCAGGATCTTCATACTGTAATGTGAAGTCACAAGTCAACTGAAGTTTCTCTTTTACCTCAATTGTAAAAGCTTCTACCGAGCTAGGCTTATCTGGCAAAGTTAATTTACGTATATCTCCATCATTAATGACAATTCGGAGAACTAGTCCTCGGTCCATGCTGAGCATccctctataaaaaaaaaaaaaaggcatgtttGGTTAAGAAATGTGTtctcatatttttattatttagcatAAAATATACCGTTTTAATGTGACAAAAGGTTTTCCTCTGGCTCGGTAAGCTGAGAGCGGGAAAACATCATTCAATTCAGACAGTTCAGTGACTGAATGGGGACTTAAATGACTGCCACAAAGCTCATAGGACCTTAAGTGTTCATTATACCATGAGGTCAATTGTCTGCAGACAAACACAACATGAGTGTTAATAACTACAAGTTGTGTAATCTGTCTGAATTCTGGGAGACCGGAGCACGAGCCAGCTGAAACAATCATATCTGGTACATACTTAATCCCATTCAAACATACTGAAGATGCTACCAAAACAGTGTTTTGCTGACCGTTCTTCTGAAAGAGGGACTGCTGCACATTGTCAGGGAATGAAGAAACAACAGCAGCTTTCAATTTTTGAATTTCCACTGGTGGTTTGAAAAAAGATGGAGAAGCTAAGTGGAAACCCATCATTCTTTGGTGTCTTACTGCCAGTGTGAGACACACATTTTTGAAGTTTTGTGTTGCATGGACAATTTTTTTGAAGAATTTGTGTTTCCCCTCAAAGCGCATGGTCCAAACATCTATTAATGGTCCAAAAGTTCGAATTAGGTTGGGATAATGCTCTAGGTAGTGATGTTTGGGCCGAAGTCTTGTAGAAGGAAACAATGTCTGAAACAAATGGCGATGTTCTGAGATCTTCATTTCAAAAAAAGCCAGTGAGTCTTCTGAAAATCTTGGAGATGTGGCTAGTTCAACCACATCTTTAAGAGTCATGATCAGCTCCCAGAACAGGTCACCTTCAGGAACATTGTGTCCAATCAAAAAAGGAAGTAATCTAAGAAGAGTCCAATTTTCATGGGCATTGCCTAAAATTGTTGACTTTGCTGTGTGACTCTTGGGTATAATCTGAGGCCGGTCTGTTTTGTCTGTAAATGTGTAAGGAAACTCTTTGATCGCCTTATTTAAAGACTccaaagaaatgtatttttggtcGATTAGCTTCTGAAAACAAAGTGATAATTCAAAAGGCACAAGACCTTCTAAAAGATCGTGTAAGATATCTGGTGGGAAACCATCCACTAcatgaaaatgtttcagattcTCACTAAGTATGCAGCTAGACTTTACTCCACACTCTTTGGACAAGGTGGGATTCACAGCAACATCTTCTACGTGCTTGTCATGAGTCACTTTTGTTCGGAGCTGGGAGAAACCAGACTGTACTTCACTGACCTGCAGTTCATCCCTGGTGGCCATGCAAAATCTGCACATATGATTAGCCGTAAAACTCTCATAAAAACCTGCAAGAGAATGAGCTGCCAAATTGTCTGCTGCTACAAACAATACAGTGCCTTTAATGCTTGCTCCAAGCTGTTGCAGGTAAAGGCCCTGCTCCTCAAGTGTTACAAGATCTTGGATGAGAGGATGGAGAATTTTGCCATAACCATGCTCCTTGACCACACTGGTCTTACAAAGGATGGCAAGCTGTATTGAATGGAGAGACGAACGATACTTTGGATGCAGATTGTGGAGTAACCAGTAAAGGGCACacatcttgtgtttttttttagatgttccCAGAGGATTTGCCActtcaaaatcatcaatataCAAGCAAAGTGCGATGCGGAACTCTTCTTCAATGAAGAATGGATTTTCCTTAAAACATGAACCATCTCTGTATGAGGTATAATCAGGTGACTGTCCCACTTCAGTTGGAAATGCTTTATCCATTATGTTTCCATTGCTTAACATTGCATGGAGCATCTTTAAAATTGGGACATAAACAACGGTTTGCGAACcattaattttatattcaacTGGCATTACAATTGGGAATTCTCTCAAGACATATGATTCTCTCTTTGCAGAAGTAGACAATGATCCATCATTGCTAGTGCATTTAAGGAAAGCATTTGATTCATTAATGGCACTGATGACCTCACGCACAACTGTTTCTGAAACATCACCACAATATTTCCTAAGAACTGGCAAAATTGTGCTCTTCAGCAGTGGCTGAGATAACAGAAATATCTGATTGATTTGTTCTGTCACTTCCTTCAAGGCAGTCTCTGAAATGTGCAGTATTGTTTGCATCTTTAGAAAAAGAGAAGCAATGCAACGTTCCAGCTGGCTCTCAAGATCTTCTCCTGTTTTAGTGAAAGGTATTTCAAGATCCTCATCAGGAAGCAGTTCCTCCACCAATGTGTCTTCACCAATCAGTGTGCTACTAGCAACATGATTCACTATTGAGGGCTTAAATTTACAATTCATGTCATGCTGCTTTGATCTATGTGCATTAAAAGTTGAATAAACATTACTTTGAAAATGACACCCTTCGAATGGACACACAACACTTTGCTGCAGTTTTACATGCTTTCGGAGGTGAGTAAAAAAATCAGCCTTTGTACAAGGTTGTGCAAAATCGCATAACTGACAGTGAAACACCTCTTTTTCAACAATTGCTTTCCCAAAATCTGATGCGTGCCAAGTGGATAAATGCACTTTTAGAGCATTAAAAGACTTAAATGTGCACAAACAGTCTTTGTACAAGCACGGGACTGGCGATATACGAGTGTAATTTCCATGATTTAACCTGTAGTGCTTCAGTAAAAGCACTCTTCTATCTGAGTGATATGAACAATACTTACACGGCCAAATAGACGGCATTGGATTCCAGAATGTTCCCGAAGTCACAGTTTAGTTGTTTATTCTCCTCCGTTCGATTTCTTCCTTCTTTGCTGCTGAAATGCTGACAGAAACGTCTTTTTACAAGCGAAATTGGCGCGATGCACGAGCCCTTTCTCTAACGGCTGTTACCCCCCGCGGTGCAAAACTTTTCATCCAATTAAAatccttcttcttttcttcgCCGCTTTGCGCGAGTCTTGCTcgccgatttttttttttttactttattagcGCATTTAGCCACCTATTGTCCTGGTGTACAATAACGACgaagttttttaattatttttctagaTTATATGACGCCATTACTCTTAATGATATTTAAAACGCACATTGAACATTGATGAATTTCCCTTTTAAAAATACTCATTTTactcttttttaaaagaaagaacatATTCTTATCACTCTCATTCATATCTCATTCATAGTTCCTCtactgacatttatttattaatttacctttTGTGTTTGGATTAGCCCATGTAGGTTCTTAAAGGTCGGGATCTTCCAACGCTAAAATGATAGTAGAATGAAAACTGACCAAATACACCGAAAGTTTTCTGAACAAAATGGCACTCAAACAAATCATATTACAGTAACTAGATATATTTGAGTAAATAAGACTTTGAAGGCAAATAGTAAGGATTACTACATATACATCAGTAAGGTAAACAAACAACTCCACATTAAGTAAAGTCAACATAAAGAAATAAGTTAAAATGATTGTTAGATTTTACAGTACCATCTGATTGTTG is a window encoding:
- the LOC128531497 gene encoding uncharacterized protein LOC128531497 isoform X1, with product MPFFFFYRGMLSMDRGLVLRIVINDGDIRKLTLPDKPSSVEAFTIEVKEKLQLTCDFTLQYEDPDFNNALCNLSDMSDLPNKATLKVIPHVTLVNFEINEQITCSANETPSRAESTHSTSDTEILSSDSSNSSSKHQWPKSFEIPNFSVDINYRLRQGDLLHMRDGIYLTVSRDMKHEILQKLAECMYSYKAYPTDEDFAEVATALINKHPCLREQGSSTGCGGWKNSLKFKMGNYRSKLRKAGCLDVSVNGGRRGKYSPEGQPPKQNIKKPRRDERNYLPDFPLEKDKISLEKDRELLVEEMRKRLPNKTMVAQKMDQTFPLRRKEIVETEPPIRTMMERWPALFTEREVFAEFTRIACKNLQSEFFGELDRHTPRLMKIFRSKTGTLGQTLSKLLEQVESRRNANQTSNQETEVTIRRTVVLRGLPVLLGDNPSEFFKDSEENNIEQIPVGILLVDNEDSPHCSSLIPVRPVSTAIIIEGGIVMDDVRDLPLAVCLLFGLSYALHLDYPKNMKNTFNFIQQVMLDLGSKSLKPKLQTLKNQLFA
- the LOC128531497 gene encoding uncharacterized protein LOC128531497 isoform X2, translating into MLSMDRGLVLRIVINDGDIRKLTLPDKPSSVEAFTIEVKEKLQLTCDFTLQYEDPDFNNALCNLSDMSDLPNKATLKVIPHVTLVNFEINEQITCSANETPSRAESTHSTSDTEILSSDSSNSSSKHQWPKSFEIPNFSVDINYRLRQGDLLHMRDGIYLTVSRDMKHEILQKLAECMYSYKAYPTDEDFAEVATALINKHPCLREQGSSTGCGGWKNSLKFKMGNYRSKLRKAGCLDVSVNGGRRGKYSPEGQPPKQNIKKPRRDERNYLPDFPLEKDKISLEKDRELLVEEMRKRLPNKTMVAQKMDQTFPLRRKEIVETEPPIRTMMERWPALFTEREVFAEFTRIACKNLQSEFFGELDRHTPRLMKIFRSKTGTLGQTLSKLLEQVESRRNANQTSNQETEVTIRRTVVLRGLPVLLGDNPSEFFKDSEENNIEQIPVGILLVDNEDSPHCSSLIPVRPVSTAIIIEGGIVMDDVRDLPLAVCLLFGLSYALHLDYPKNMKNTFNFIQQVMLDLGSKSLKPKLQTLKNQLFA